The DNA window CGACCTCACCACGGAACGGATCGTGGCGGCCACCGCGTCGCTGCGCGGGCTCGACGCGTTCCTGGCGATGCTGCGGGAGATCCTGCCGCTGGAGAAGCGGACCGTCGACGAGGCGTACGTCGTGGTCGGCTTCTGGGGTCGGCTCGCCGCGAACAAGCGGATCGGCGAGACGCAGGCCGACGTGGTCGACGAGTGGCGGGCGATGCTGCGGCGGCACCTGGAGGAGGCGATCGAGGATCGGACGATGGTCCCGGAGACCCCGGTCGACGAGGTGATCAACGTGGTGCTGACGATCGCGGTCGCGCAGCAGGTCCACGCGGTGACCGACTCCGAGCTCGCCGAGCCGTCGCATCAACTCAAGATGGTCGAGTTCTGTCTGCTGCCATGGCGCTGCGTCCCCGGAGCGGGTATTGAGGGGTGATGGGTGACTTCAGGCTCAGCCGAAGGTTCGTTCTCACGGGCAGCTCCGGTGTGTTCGGGGTGGCGGTCCTCAACACGGTGACCGGGTGTTCGTCCGACCCCGCGTCCCCGTCCCCGTCCCGCGCCGCCTCGGCCACGCCATCGGCCGGTGCCGGAAACGTCGTGACCGGTGACTGGCAGCGGGTCAACCTCTCGTTCGTCTCCGTCTATCTGCTGGTCCGCGGCAGCGAGGTCGCGATCGTGGACACCGGCACGTCCAGCTCGCCGGCCGACATCGAGGCCGGTCTGAAAGCCGCCGGCTCCGGCTGGGACGCGGTGAAACACGTGATCGTCACGCATCGGCACCAGGACCACGCCGGTGGCCTGGCTGGCGTCGCCCCGGCGATCAGCGGCACCATCTACACCGGTGACGGCGAGGTCGAGGCGATCACCGCGAGCAAGCCGCTGAAGGGCCTCAAGGACGGCGACGAGATCTTCGGCCTGCGGATCGTCGCCACGCCGGGGCACACCCCCGGCCACATCTCGATCTTCGAGCCGGCGACGGGTGTGCTGGTGACCGGTGACGCGCTGAACAACATGGGACAGTTGACCGGGGCGAACCCGCAGTACA is part of the Actinoplanes missouriensis 431 genome and encodes:
- a CDS encoding TetR family transcriptional regulator C-terminal domain-containing protein — encoded protein: MPKIVDHDKRRSEIVEAYLTVVARDGLPAATSRAVAAELHVGTGALWHYFDGFDAVAAGAYQRISDLTTERIVAATASLRGLDAFLAMLREILPLEKRTVDEAYVVVGFWGRLAANKRIGETQADVVDEWRAMLRRHLEEAIEDRTMVPETPVDEVINVVLTIAVAQQVHAVTDSELAEPSHQLKMVEFCLLPWRCVPGAGIEG
- a CDS encoding MBL fold metallo-hydrolase, translating into MGDFRLSRRFVLTGSSGVFGVAVLNTVTGCSSDPASPSPSRAASATPSAGAGNVVTGDWQRVNLSFVSVYLLVRGSEVAIVDTGTSSSPADIEAGLKAAGSGWDAVKHVIVTHRHQDHAGGLAGVAPAISGTIYTGDGEVEAITASKPLKGLKDGDEIFGLRIVATPGHTPGHISIFEPATGVLVTGDALNNMGQLTGANPQYTTDMVAAAASVKKLATLDVKAILPGHGEPLTTGAKEALQQLAATL